GGACGTGGAGACACTGGAGGACGTTTTGCTGATTGGGTGAATCTGAACATTTATAGCTTTGCTAACTAGAAAAGCCGTAAACAATTTAAAGGACACAACATGACGTCACACATCTCAAATGAACTTAGCACAGACTACAGGGAAACGGGAGTCGTCATGGCGACAACGGAGCGTCACAGTGACGTCATGGTGACGTCATGGTGACGTCAGGTTGGTTCTGCCTGATGAGGTTCTGAGTTCGCCTTCCATCCAATCAGCTGTCCTCTTCAGGCTCCACCCCTCTGGGTTCGTAGAGGTCGGTCAGCCTCCAGAACCTCGAGGCCCACGTCATGAGGAAGGAGAAGTTCTGGTCGGGTTCTGCTGGGCCCGGGGAGCTCATGGAGCTGATGGAGCTGATGGAGCAGACCGAGCCCGCCGCCGAACCGCCACCATTCCagtcagcagggggcgccgtGGGGTCCAGGTTTGCCTTGAGCAGCTGGGGCTTCCGGGCCTCCGGGTCAGCGGAACCGCCGGTCGGGTCAGGCCGGTCCAGGTGTCTAAGGGCGGCCATGTTGAAGGCTTTGGTGTCTTCCTCGCCGCCACCTTCATCATCGTAACAGGCGAAGTTCTCCTGGGCGTCACGCTCTTCatcctccacctgctgctgtcGCCTGGACCTGACCGCAGCCGTTACCATGGCAACTCCTGAGGAGGAAGGAGACAGTGAAGCGGTCCGGTCTGGTTCCGATCCGACCGGACCGCTTCACTTTGCTTACCCAGGAATGTGAGCAGGCCGGTCAGAACCGCGGCGGTTGCCACAGCAACATGATGCGGCTCGTCCGGGCTGCAGTGGTTTCCATGGCGACCACAGCGACAGACGGACACGGTCAGCGTGTTGGTGCTACTGAGGGACGGGCGGCCGCTGTCCGCGATCACCACGGCAACCAGGTGGACGGGTCGGTCCCGCAGCCGCAGGCCGGGCTGCAGCGCCAGAACCGAGGCGGTGTTGTCTGCAAGCAGAGACACGAGTCAGCAGCTGGTCCCGGCCCAGAATCCCGGCCCGGTTCCGACCCAGAGTCCCAGCCCAGAGTCCCGGCCCGGTTCCGACCCAGAGTCCCAGCCTGGTTCCGACCCAGAGTCCCGGCCCGGTTCCGACCCAGAGTCCCNNNNNNNNNNNNNNNNNNNNNNNNNNNNNNNNNNNNNNNNNNNNNNNNNNNNNNNNNNNNNNNNNNNNNNNNNNNNNNNNNNNNNNNNNNNNNNNNNNNNNNNNNNNNNNNNNNNNNNNNNNNNNNNNNNNNNNNNNNNNNNNNNNNNNNNNNNNNNNNNNNNNNNNNNNNNNNNNNNNNNNNNNNNNNNNNNNNNNNNNNNNNNNNNNNNNNNNNNNNNNNNNNNNNNNNNNNNNNNNNNNNNNNNNNNNNNNNNNNNNNNNNNNNNNNNNNNNNNNNNNNNNNNNNNNNNNNNNNNNNNNNNNNNNNNNNNNNNNNNNNNNNNNNNNNNNNNNNNNNNNNNNNNNNNNNNNNNNNNNNNNNNNNNNNNNNNNNNNNNNNNNNNNNNNNNNNNNNNNNNNNNNNNNNNNNNNNNNNNNNNNNNNNNNNNNNNNNNNNNNNNNNNNNNNNNNNNNNNNNNNNNNNNNNNNNNNNNNNNNNNNNNNNNNNNNNNNNNNNNNNNNNNNNNNNNNNNNNNNNNNNNNNNNNNNNNNNNNNNNNNNNNNNNNNNNNNNNNNNNNNNNNNNNNNNNNNNNNNNNNNNNNNNNNNNNNNNNNNNNNNNNNNNNNNNNNNNNNNNNNNNNNNNNNNNNNNNNNNNNNNNNNNNNNNNNNNNNNNNNNNNNNNNNNNNNNNNNNNNNNNNNNNNNNNNNNNNNNNNNNNNNNNNNNNNNNNNNNNNNNNNNNNNNNNNNNNNNNNNNNNNNNNNNNNNNNNNNNNNNNNNNNNNNNNNNNNNNNNNNNNNNNNNNNNNNNNNNNNNNNNNNNNNNNNNNNNNNNNNNNNNNNNNNNNNNNNNNNNNNNNNNNNNNNNNNNNNNNNNNNNNNNNNNNNNNNNNNNNNNNNNNNNNNNNNNNNNNNNNNNNNNNNNNNNNNNNNNNNNNNNNNNNNNNNNNNNNNNNNNNNNNNNNNNNNNNNNNNNNNNNNNNNNNNNNNNNNNNNNNNNNNNNNNNNNNNNNNNNNNNNNNNNNNNNNNNNNNNNNNNNNNNNNNNNNNNNNNNNNNNNNNNNNNNNNNNNNNNNNNNNNNNNNNNNNNNNNNNNNNNNNNNNNNNNNNNNNNNNNNNNNNNNNNNNNNNNNNNNNNNNNNNNNNNNNNNNNNNNNNNNNNNNNNNNNNNNNNNNNNNNNNNNNNNNNNNNNNNNNNNNNNNNNNNNNNNNNNNNNNNNNNNNNNNNNNNNNNNNNNNNNNNNNNNNNNNNNNNNNNNNNNNNNNNNNNNNNNNNNNNNNNNNNNNNNNNNNNNNNNNNNNNNNNNNNNNNNNNNNNNNNNNNNNNNNNNNNNNNNNNNNNNNNNNNNNNNNNNNNNNNNNNNNNNNNNNNNNNNNNNNNNNNNNNNNNNNNNNNNNNNNNNNNNNNNNNNNNNNNNNNNNNNNNNNNNNNNNNNNNNNNNNNNNNNNNNNNNNNNNNNNNNNNNNNNNNNNNNNNNNNNNNNNNNNNNNNNNNNNNNNNNNNNNNNNNNNNNNNNNNNNNNNNNNNNNNNNNNNNNNNNNNNNNNNNNNNNNNNNNNNNNNNNNNNNNNNNNNNNNNNNNNNNNNNNNNNNNNNNNNNNNNNNNNNNNNNNNNNNNNNNNNNNNNNNNNNNNNNNNNNNNNNNNNNNNNNNNNNNNNNNNNNNNNNNNNNNNNNNNNNNNNNNNNNNNNNNNNNNNNNNNNNNNNNNNNNNNNNNNNNNNNNNNNNNNNNNNNNNNNNNNNNNNNNNNNNNNNNNNNNNNNNNNNNNNNNNNNNNNNNNNNNNNNNNNNNNNNNNNNNNNNNNNNNNNNNNNNNNNNNNNNNNNNNNNNNNNNNNNNNNNNNNNNNNNNNNNNNNNNNNNNNNNNNNNNNNNNNNNNNNNNNNNNNNNNNNNNNNNNNNNNNNNNNNNNNNNNNNNNNNNNNNNNNNNNNNNNNNNNNNNNNNNNNNNNNNNNNNNNNNNNNNNNNNNNNNNNNNNNNNNNNNNNNNNNNNNNNNNNTCCCGGCCCAGAATCCCGGCCCGGTTCCGACCCAGAATCCCGGCCCGGTTCCGACCCATACCACCGTTGTCAGTCAGGCTGAAGCTGAGGTTTGCATCACTTCCTGCAGGCagtgagaacaggaagtgatgtccgTCCTCGGGGTCGTCCGGATCCACGGCGCTCAGAATCCCGACGACCTGCAGGAGGAGACGCAGAGGTCAAGAGGTCAGTCGGCTCCTAGGCTTCCCCAGGTGAAGCTCACCTGGCCGGGCCGAACGTCCTCGCAGACCGACGTCCGAGACTCGGCACCGAAACTCGGTGGATTGTCGTTAACGTCCGTCAcagagaccagaaccagaaccgagccGGCATGAGACGGGTCCGCTGCAAACACAAGCACAGCTATCAGTCGGCAGCCAATCAGGGCTCCACGCTGGCACCATGTGACCTACATGTCTCCATGGCGATGATCGTGATGTTGTGCTGAACTCTGACTTCACGGTCCAgaaacctgctggttctgatggtacCGGAACTGCTGTCGATGTCAAAGAAACCCCCAATGTCCGACTTCCTGTCTATGGAGTACCTGGAGACAGACGGACATGGAGGGACAGGTGGACAGAGGGACGGAGCGGGTCCTGAAGCCGTCCACTCCACCGGTACCTGATGGGACTGTTGGACCGGTCCGGGTCGTGGGCCGACACGGCGCCCACACTGGTTCCGACCGGAGCGTCCTCCGACACGGACAGGTGATGGACAGACTCGGAGAAGACGGGGGATTCGTCCTCgtcctccacctgcagctggaccagaacctcgTCGTTGAACGGACCGGCCAGCAGGAAGCGGGTCTCCGTCTGCCGGTTGGACGCCTCGACCCGCAGCAGGTAGCTGGACTGGACCTCAAAGTCCAGGCCCTGGGGGACAAAccaggtcagaaccgggtcagaactaGAACCAGGTCCAGAACCAGTACCTtgagcagcatcagcagcccCTCCTGTGTGTTTGGATCCGTCAGAACCCGGAAGGTTCCTGGTCCGTCTCCGTCCAGAACCCGGTACTCCACTTCGGCGTTCTGACCCAAGTCCGGGTCCACGGCTTTTATCCGGGCCACCACGGCCGGCGCCGGTACCGACTCTGGAATGCTGAACCGGTAGTTCCCTGTGGGACCGGAAGGGGCGTCACAATGAGCCTGtccacaggtcagaggtcacagaggttaaaggtcagactCACTGCGGGGGAAGCGCGGCGGGTTGTCATTGACGTCCGTCAGCGTCACGGTAACCGCTGTGGTTCCGGACAGAGCCCCCCTCCGACCCAACAAGTCCTGGGCCTGGACCACCAGCTGGTACCGGTCCCGAGTCTCCCGGTCCAAGTCCGGGAGCGCGGTCCGCACCACACCTGGAGTACccggggtcaaaggtcaacaggcAGACAGAGACTTGTAAAGACGAGTGATGACTACAGGATCTGCCTCCCTGTTCCTCAACAGAACCTGCTGGCTGGTACCAAAGGGTTCTGGACCCAGattctgggtcagaaccaggccCTACCTGTGTTTGGGTCTACAGTGAAGTACGGGCCGCCCTGCAGGAGGCTGTAGACGATCTGGGCCGCGGTTCCGTAGGTCGGGTCGTCGGCGTCGGTCGCCGTCACCATCAGCACAGATGTTCCTGCACAGACACAGCGCTGACACCCAGAGGCCGCTCAGAGTACTGCGGCCACAGAGCCTTTCACAATAAGAGCATGGCTCTTTCTGAGGTCGTCTGCCTCTGACAGGCTGCTAAGCTTCAGGTCCAGtttaggttctggttctgctgcctgTCTCACTAACTGTAACCAGAGCAACCAGCAGGACCGGTCCGGACCCACCTGCCGGGGCCCGCTCAGGAACCCTGGCTGCGTAGGGGCCGTCCAGGAACCGGGGAGCGTTGTCGTTGATGTCCTGGACCCGGATGGTGAACTGGGACTCgggctccagcagcagctggccgACCCGGTCCCGGACCTGGGCCCGCAGGACGTAGGACGCCTGCTGTTCCCGGTCCAGCCTGCGGGTGGCGTGGATGTCTCCGGTCCCTTCGTCAATGGTGAAGACGGACATGGCTCCGTCGCCACTCAGGTGGTAGGTCACCTGACCGTCGCCTCTGTCCAGGTCAGAGTGGAGCTGCAGGGGAGAGACCAGTTGGCCCAGTTCTGCCATgtcaacaataataatgttattgtcgttattattaataataatagctTTATTAATAGTaagcatttattattatttttactgattATTAATCACATATTTTAATCCAGGCTCCTGGAGGATTCTGGGAGTTGGACTGTGTCCCTCAGGGTGTCCTGTGGGCGGCGCTTCGGGAGTATCCGCTATAACCGGTACCGGAGTCTGGGTCTGGTCCGCTTGGCCAGTTCTGACTGGAGCGCCGGTCTAATGGGAAATTCTGccccctgtgtcgggagcgcgTACTGCAGCCAGAGCGGATCCGTTTCTGATCGATTATCGGTAAAATatcatataatcatgtcaagGTTGTAACTTTCAGTAGCTAACAAAAtggtaaacaaataaacaaaatggtaaacaaataaacaaaatggtgaataaataaataaataaacaaataaacaaaatggtaaataaataaacaaaatggtaaataaataaacaaacccaAGTGAAAAAATGATGCCTtcatatatttcaaacatacatttatttgtgaaagtacattttaagtacCCTAAGTATTAAGTTTACTAAAAGTACataactttaaacatatttaaatataattgtaccaaaatacacttttaagaaatatattaaatcaaagtatactttaaatgaacaaaatatgtatttgcccaagtgtaaattttaaaatatagagaaatagaattttaaaaaattcaccTAACTTTAGAtgattaatatgttttaaatggcatctcatgtttttaatgtttctttaacCAGGTGAACCAGGTGAGACCCAGAGACCTGGTGACTAACCCTGCATATCAGAGCTTCGTCTCTTAGGAACCTTTAAAGTTTGGCTTTTTAGGTCCCTTTATgatcttttactatttttgttaaaattgcaaagaataaaaaatgataatGTTTAACCAGGTATCCGTTTCCACCAGACGTGAAAACGCATCGTGATCATCGGAGGTCAGTGATTCAGCAGCCGGTCGGTGGAACCATGTtgttaaatattgattattgataGGCAGACCAGGTTCAACACGTGTTGCTCCTTCAACTCACTGAATCTTTatacaaaatacacacatttctttaCTGGCACCAATTCAACCCTCTGCCAGAAAATCACAGTTCATGTCCTTCGTTACCAGGATAGTAACAATTAG
Above is a window of Poecilia reticulata strain Guanapo unplaced genomic scaffold, Guppy_female_1.0+MT scaffold_290, whole genome shotgun sequence DNA encoding:
- the LOC103460778 gene encoding cadherin-7-like, with amino-acid sequence TGAPVRTGQADQTQTPVPVIADTPEAPPTGHPEGHSPTPRILQEPGLKYLHSDLDRGDGQVTYHLSGDGAMSVFTIDEGTGDIHATRRLDREQQASYVLRAQVRDRVGQLLLEPESQFTIRVQDINDNAPRFLDGPYAARVPERAPAGTSVLMVTATDADDPTYGTAAQIVYSLLQGGPYFTVDPNTGVVRTALPDLDRETRDRYQLVVQAQDLLGRRGALSGTTAVTVTLTDVNDNPPRFPRRNYRFSIPESVPAPAVVARIKAVDPDLGQNAEVEYRVLDGDGPGTFRVLTDPNTQEGLLMLLKGLDFEVQSSYLLRVEASNRQTETRFLLAGPFNDEVLVQLQVEDEDESPVFSESVHHLSVSEDAPVGTSVGAVSAHDPDRSNSPIRYSIDRKSDIGGFFDIDSSSGTIRTSRFLDREVRVQHNITIIAMETSDPSHAGSVLVLVSVTDVNDNPPSFGAESRTSVCEDVRPGQVVGILSAVDPDDPEDGHHFLFSLPAGSDANLSFSLTDNGDNTASVLALQPGLRLRDRPVHLVAVVIADSGRPSLSSTNTLTVSVCRCGRHGNHCSPDEPHHVAVATAAVLTGLLTFLGVAMVTAAVRSRRQQQVEDEERDAQENFACYDDEGGGEEDTKAFNMAALRHLDRPDPTGGSADPEARKPQLLKANLDPTAPPADWNGGGSAAGSVCSISSISSMSSPGPAEPDQNFSFLMTWASRFWRLTDLYEPRGVEPEEDS